Proteins from a genomic interval of Quercus lobata isolate SW786 chromosome 11, ValleyOak3.0 Primary Assembly, whole genome shotgun sequence:
- the LOC115967337 gene encoding B3 domain-containing protein Os01g0234100-like isoform X4 yields the protein MEAKSSALKQAMEVQASLPAESPSFIKTLVRSNVTGGYWLRLPAQFCKMHLPRHDIIVILEDESREEYKTKYIAENAALSSGWRRFSIAHKLCQDDVLVFQLVGTFKFKVYMVRLNGLAGVDGLFGPPNLDACARGNDYDMKIKIYKDTTYFNRVMQDIFGETIQINNLKDLDTTTSFGNAANQYENGRKNLASDVLCGLRLTGSIANFKEVNSISSFTILVNGETIDSQFSDYQRVKYYDLCCSQNSFLHDNLRKNINSKLAAEIISETINIVDAIRGCELLTPLADFEDWDNTLKGFELLGMNVQFLHARVARLMSIAMEAAAVKDPQRKSKVRLEQAHAEEEMDFLKLKLSKLKNTKERLDDEIEALKVNVVRHEIVFQEVVNAPW from the exons ATGGAAGCCAAGTCTTCTGCCTTGAAGCAAGCAATGGAGGTTCAAGCTAGTTTGCCAGCGGAATCTCCTAGTTTTATCAAGACTTTGGTAAGGTCAAATGTTACTGGTGGCTATTGGCTG CGTCTTCCAGCACAATTCTGCAAAATGCATTTGCCAAGGCATGATATAATAGTTATTTTGGAAGATGAAAGTAGGGAAGAGTACAAAACAAAGTATATTGCAGAAAATGCAGCATTGAGTTCTGGATGGAGAAGGTTTTCAATTGCGCACAAATTATGCCAAGATGATGTTCTGGTTTTCCAATTGGTTGGGACTTTCAAGTTCAAG GTGTACATGGTGAGACTGAATGGTTTAGCTGGAGTAGATGGGCTTTTTGGCCCTCCAAATTTAGATGCTTGTGCAAGAGGAAATGATTATG acatgaagatcAAAATTTACAAAGACACTACGTATTTCAACCGTGTTATGCAAGACATTTTTGGAGAGACTATTCAAATAAACAACCTGAAGGATTTAGATACTACTACTAGTTTTGGGAATGCAGCAAATCAGTATGAAAATGGCAGGAAAAATCTTGCCTCAGATGTTCTGTGTGGTCTAAGACTTACAGGGTCAATTGCTAATTTTAAAGAAGTTAATAGCATCAGCAGTTTCACCATACTTGTGAATGGCGAAACCATAGACTCCCAGTTCTCAGATTACCAGAGGGTTAAGTATTATGATCTCTGCTGTTCTCAGAATTCATTTCTGCATGACAATCTGCGCAAAAATATTAATAGCAAGTTGGCTGCTGAAATAATTTCTGAGACTATCAACATTGTGGATGCCATTAGAGGTTGTGAACTTTTGACCCCTCTAGCTGATTTTGAAGATTGGGATAATACTTTGAAAGGCTTTGAGCTATTGGGCATGAATGTTCAGTTCTTACATGCTCGAGTGGCTCGGCTGATGAGCATTGCTATGGAAGCAGCGGCAGTCAAGGACCCTCAGAGGAAATCAAAAGTTAGACTAGAGCAAGCTCATGCAGAAGAAGAAATGGATTTTCTCAAATTGAAGCTCTCGAAATTAAAGAATACCAAAGAAAGACTTGACGATGAGATTGAGGCTTTGAAGGTGAATGTGGTGAGGCATGAGATTGTGTTTCAAGAAGTAGTTAATGCTCCATGGTGA
- the LOC115967763 gene encoding B3 domain-containing protein Os06g0194400-like, translating to MKAVQLDESVHKHEKLEEGYANMEDQQAFAWFSKPMVGSKKPRTSISNKPKKAIIDHLYKRDDVKSSAMELAEEVQAYLAADTPSFVKLMLPSHVTRGFWLGLPRDFCKDYMPCHDSIITLVDERGKEFEVIYLEARKGLSGGWRSFSITHRLCERDVLVFQLILPFKLKVYIVREIRLTEVDGAVGLMKLARS from the exons ATGAAGGCCGTGCAATTGGATGAATCTGTACACAAACATGAAAAACTAGAAGAGGGTTATGCTAATATGGAAGACCAACAGGCTTTTGCCTGGTTTTCTAAGCCCAtg GTAGGATCCAAGAAGCCAAGGACGTCTATAAG CAATAAACCAAAGAAGGCTATCATTGATCATTTGTACAAACGTGATGATGTCAAGTCCTCTGCCATGGAGCTAGCGGAAGAGGTTCAAGCATATCTAGCAGCTGACACCCCTAGCTTTGTTAAATTAATGCTTCCCTCACATGTTACTCGTGGATTTTGGCTG GGTCTACCAAGAGATTTTTGCAAAGATTACATGCCATGCCATGATTCGATAATTACACTGGTAGATGAAAGAGGGAAAGAATTTGAAGTAATTTATCTAGAGGCTAGGAAGGGACTGAGTGGTGGCTGGCGAAGTTTTTCCATTACGCATAGATTATGTGAGAGAGATGTTCTAGTATTTCAGTTGATCCTGCCTTTCAAGTTGAAG GTGTACATAGTTAGAGAAATTCGTTTAACTGAAGTAGATGGAGCTGTTGGGCTGATGAAATTAGCTCGCTCGTAA
- the LOC115967337 gene encoding B3 domain-containing protein Os01g0234100-like isoform X1 yields MSLTHEKRLDSEGGSGTELVLSVVPCKPRSFNENGAMVEFLYHSMEAKSSALKQAMEVQASLPAESPSFIKTLVRSNVTGGYWLRLPAQFCKMHLPRHDIIVILEDESREEYKTKYIAENAALSSGWRRFSIAHKLCQDDVLVFQLVGTFKFKVYMVRLNGLAGVDGLFGPPNLDACARGNDYDMKIKIYKDTTYFNRVMQDIFGETIQINNLKDLDTTTSFGNAANQYENGRKNLASDVLCGLRLTGSIANFKEVNSISSFTILVNGETIDSQFSDYQRVKYYDLCCSQNSFLHDNLRKNINSKLAAEIISETINIVDAIRGCELLTPLADFEDWDNTLKGFELLGMNVQFLHARVARLMSIAMEAAAVKDPQRKSKVRLEQAHAEEEMDFLKLKLSKLKNTKERLDDEIEALKVNVVRHEIVFQEVVNAPW; encoded by the exons ATGTCCCTGACCCATGAGAAGCGTTTGGATTCTGAGGGTGGAAGTGGAACTGAACTA GTGTTATCTGTTGTTCCATGTAAGCCCCGGAG CTTTAATGAAAATGGAGCCATGGTTGAGTTCTTATACCACAGCATGGAAGCCAAGTCTTCTGCCTTGAAGCAAGCAATGGAGGTTCAAGCTAGTTTGCCAGCGGAATCTCCTAGTTTTATCAAGACTTTGGTAAGGTCAAATGTTACTGGTGGCTATTGGCTG CGTCTTCCAGCACAATTCTGCAAAATGCATTTGCCAAGGCATGATATAATAGTTATTTTGGAAGATGAAAGTAGGGAAGAGTACAAAACAAAGTATATTGCAGAAAATGCAGCATTGAGTTCTGGATGGAGAAGGTTTTCAATTGCGCACAAATTATGCCAAGATGATGTTCTGGTTTTCCAATTGGTTGGGACTTTCAAGTTCAAG GTGTACATGGTGAGACTGAATGGTTTAGCTGGAGTAGATGGGCTTTTTGGCCCTCCAAATTTAGATGCTTGTGCAAGAGGAAATGATTATG acatgaagatcAAAATTTACAAAGACACTACGTATTTCAACCGTGTTATGCAAGACATTTTTGGAGAGACTATTCAAATAAACAACCTGAAGGATTTAGATACTACTACTAGTTTTGGGAATGCAGCAAATCAGTATGAAAATGGCAGGAAAAATCTTGCCTCAGATGTTCTGTGTGGTCTAAGACTTACAGGGTCAATTGCTAATTTTAAAGAAGTTAATAGCATCAGCAGTTTCACCATACTTGTGAATGGCGAAACCATAGACTCCCAGTTCTCAGATTACCAGAGGGTTAAGTATTATGATCTCTGCTGTTCTCAGAATTCATTTCTGCATGACAATCTGCGCAAAAATATTAATAGCAAGTTGGCTGCTGAAATAATTTCTGAGACTATCAACATTGTGGATGCCATTAGAGGTTGTGAACTTTTGACCCCTCTAGCTGATTTTGAAGATTGGGATAATACTTTGAAAGGCTTTGAGCTATTGGGCATGAATGTTCAGTTCTTACATGCTCGAGTGGCTCGGCTGATGAGCATTGCTATGGAAGCAGCGGCAGTCAAGGACCCTCAGAGGAAATCAAAAGTTAGACTAGAGCAAGCTCATGCAGAAGAAGAAATGGATTTTCTCAAATTGAAGCTCTCGAAATTAAAGAATACCAAAGAAAGACTTGACGATGAGATTGAGGCTTTGAAGGTGAATGTGGTGAGGCATGAGATTGTGTTTCAAGAAGTAGTTAATGCTCCATGGTGA
- the LOC115967337 gene encoding B3 domain-containing protein Os01g0234100-like isoform X2 produces MSLTHEKRLDSEGGSGTELVLSVVPCKPRSMEAKSSALKQAMEVQASLPAESPSFIKTLVRSNVTGGYWLRLPAQFCKMHLPRHDIIVILEDESREEYKTKYIAENAALSSGWRRFSIAHKLCQDDVLVFQLVGTFKFKVYMVRLNGLAGVDGLFGPPNLDACARGNDYDMKIKIYKDTTYFNRVMQDIFGETIQINNLKDLDTTTSFGNAANQYENGRKNLASDVLCGLRLTGSIANFKEVNSISSFTILVNGETIDSQFSDYQRVKYYDLCCSQNSFLHDNLRKNINSKLAAEIISETINIVDAIRGCELLTPLADFEDWDNTLKGFELLGMNVQFLHARVARLMSIAMEAAAVKDPQRKSKVRLEQAHAEEEMDFLKLKLSKLKNTKERLDDEIEALKVNVVRHEIVFQEVVNAPW; encoded by the exons ATGTCCCTGACCCATGAGAAGCGTTTGGATTCTGAGGGTGGAAGTGGAACTGAACTA GTGTTATCTGTTGTTCCATGTAAGCCCCGGAG CATGGAAGCCAAGTCTTCTGCCTTGAAGCAAGCAATGGAGGTTCAAGCTAGTTTGCCAGCGGAATCTCCTAGTTTTATCAAGACTTTGGTAAGGTCAAATGTTACTGGTGGCTATTGGCTG CGTCTTCCAGCACAATTCTGCAAAATGCATTTGCCAAGGCATGATATAATAGTTATTTTGGAAGATGAAAGTAGGGAAGAGTACAAAACAAAGTATATTGCAGAAAATGCAGCATTGAGTTCTGGATGGAGAAGGTTTTCAATTGCGCACAAATTATGCCAAGATGATGTTCTGGTTTTCCAATTGGTTGGGACTTTCAAGTTCAAG GTGTACATGGTGAGACTGAATGGTTTAGCTGGAGTAGATGGGCTTTTTGGCCCTCCAAATTTAGATGCTTGTGCAAGAGGAAATGATTATG acatgaagatcAAAATTTACAAAGACACTACGTATTTCAACCGTGTTATGCAAGACATTTTTGGAGAGACTATTCAAATAAACAACCTGAAGGATTTAGATACTACTACTAGTTTTGGGAATGCAGCAAATCAGTATGAAAATGGCAGGAAAAATCTTGCCTCAGATGTTCTGTGTGGTCTAAGACTTACAGGGTCAATTGCTAATTTTAAAGAAGTTAATAGCATCAGCAGTTTCACCATACTTGTGAATGGCGAAACCATAGACTCCCAGTTCTCAGATTACCAGAGGGTTAAGTATTATGATCTCTGCTGTTCTCAGAATTCATTTCTGCATGACAATCTGCGCAAAAATATTAATAGCAAGTTGGCTGCTGAAATAATTTCTGAGACTATCAACATTGTGGATGCCATTAGAGGTTGTGAACTTTTGACCCCTCTAGCTGATTTTGAAGATTGGGATAATACTTTGAAAGGCTTTGAGCTATTGGGCATGAATGTTCAGTTCTTACATGCTCGAGTGGCTCGGCTGATGAGCATTGCTATGGAAGCAGCGGCAGTCAAGGACCCTCAGAGGAAATCAAAAGTTAGACTAGAGCAAGCTCATGCAGAAGAAGAAATGGATTTTCTCAAATTGAAGCTCTCGAAATTAAAGAATACCAAAGAAAGACTTGACGATGAGATTGAGGCTTTGAAGGTGAATGTGGTGAGGCATGAGATTGTGTTTCAAGAAGTAGTTAATGCTCCATGGTGA
- the LOC115967337 gene encoding B3 domain-containing protein Os01g0234100-like isoform X3, translating into MVEFLYHSMEAKSSALKQAMEVQASLPAESPSFIKTLVRSNVTGGYWLRLPAQFCKMHLPRHDIIVILEDESREEYKTKYIAENAALSSGWRRFSIAHKLCQDDVLVFQLVGTFKFKVYMVRLNGLAGVDGLFGPPNLDACARGNDYDMKIKIYKDTTYFNRVMQDIFGETIQINNLKDLDTTTSFGNAANQYENGRKNLASDVLCGLRLTGSIANFKEVNSISSFTILVNGETIDSQFSDYQRVKYYDLCCSQNSFLHDNLRKNINSKLAAEIISETINIVDAIRGCELLTPLADFEDWDNTLKGFELLGMNVQFLHARVARLMSIAMEAAAVKDPQRKSKVRLEQAHAEEEMDFLKLKLSKLKNTKERLDDEIEALKVNVVRHEIVFQEVVNAPW; encoded by the exons ATGGTTGAGTTCTTATACCACAGCATGGAAGCCAAGTCTTCTGCCTTGAAGCAAGCAATGGAGGTTCAAGCTAGTTTGCCAGCGGAATCTCCTAGTTTTATCAAGACTTTGGTAAGGTCAAATGTTACTGGTGGCTATTGGCTG CGTCTTCCAGCACAATTCTGCAAAATGCATTTGCCAAGGCATGATATAATAGTTATTTTGGAAGATGAAAGTAGGGAAGAGTACAAAACAAAGTATATTGCAGAAAATGCAGCATTGAGTTCTGGATGGAGAAGGTTTTCAATTGCGCACAAATTATGCCAAGATGATGTTCTGGTTTTCCAATTGGTTGGGACTTTCAAGTTCAAG GTGTACATGGTGAGACTGAATGGTTTAGCTGGAGTAGATGGGCTTTTTGGCCCTCCAAATTTAGATGCTTGTGCAAGAGGAAATGATTATG acatgaagatcAAAATTTACAAAGACACTACGTATTTCAACCGTGTTATGCAAGACATTTTTGGAGAGACTATTCAAATAAACAACCTGAAGGATTTAGATACTACTACTAGTTTTGGGAATGCAGCAAATCAGTATGAAAATGGCAGGAAAAATCTTGCCTCAGATGTTCTGTGTGGTCTAAGACTTACAGGGTCAATTGCTAATTTTAAAGAAGTTAATAGCATCAGCAGTTTCACCATACTTGTGAATGGCGAAACCATAGACTCCCAGTTCTCAGATTACCAGAGGGTTAAGTATTATGATCTCTGCTGTTCTCAGAATTCATTTCTGCATGACAATCTGCGCAAAAATATTAATAGCAAGTTGGCTGCTGAAATAATTTCTGAGACTATCAACATTGTGGATGCCATTAGAGGTTGTGAACTTTTGACCCCTCTAGCTGATTTTGAAGATTGGGATAATACTTTGAAAGGCTTTGAGCTATTGGGCATGAATGTTCAGTTCTTACATGCTCGAGTGGCTCGGCTGATGAGCATTGCTATGGAAGCAGCGGCAGTCAAGGACCCTCAGAGGAAATCAAAAGTTAGACTAGAGCAAGCTCATGCAGAAGAAGAAATGGATTTTCTCAAATTGAAGCTCTCGAAATTAAAGAATACCAAAGAAAGACTTGACGATGAGATTGAGGCTTTGAAGGTGAATGTGGTGAGGCATGAGATTGTGTTTCAAGAAGTAGTTAATGCTCCATGGTGA
- the LOC115966788 gene encoding uncharacterized protein LOC115966788 translates to MARQQNFAEDGDLFNKLPDSIVHHILCLLDLKDRSRLSCVSRRYRELCISAPWVTLNNTDLTPRRFLSNNFVDRPNLTRRFLFNNFVDRLLSLRSWHGVKIQNFILQWDFGELFEEEAYRIDTWLYHVVNLGVQKIAFQLTTQRFALPQCVLDCKSIVVLYINTNDGILKLPSTSSAAAGFGINTTLEALVLFSVRIEGRRLFWRMAFTIQVPLGIESYKNSLQIEDDYFGEWLSHFKSLKVLILTRVSGIKSMSIHNSSIDVLEIQHCNDLVDISIFAEKLRRLHVRWYPYNNNSSGFGSLKISAPNLENFRWVGRVVDYHCRGDFSHKLNLTIDLSLSDQLYESSTKYSLRKILHSMQRAKVLTLRDEFVEVLFKYGCLPYSFDHLEHLAIVRMSSFEDKIPALSSFLKGTINLKRLVILNDAKVANSMPSGKLSFKLEYWESQNLMFTNQLKIVIMELSWGSDVELMKYLLKNTKELEEASIISSPAVPTNLIIELKKYKTPHTKLRE, encoded by the exons ATGGCCCGACAGCAGAATTTTGCAGAAGATGGTGATTTATTCAACAAACTTCCAGACTCCATTGTTCATCACATTCTTTGTCTTCTCGACTTAAAAGACCGTTCACGACTCAGCTGCGTATCACGAAGATACAGAGAATTATGTATATCCGCTCCATGGGTGACTTTGAATAACACCGATTTAACTCCTCGTCGATTTCTCTCCAATAACTTTGTGGACAGGCCCAATTTAACTCGTCGATTTCTCTTCAATAACTTTGTGGACAGGCTCTTGTCTCTCCGCAGTTGGCATGGGGTAAAGATACAAAACTTTATTCTCCAATGGGATTTCGGAGAATTATTTGAAGAGGAGGCGTACAGGATCGACACATGGTTGTACCATGTAGTGAATTTAGGCGTGCAAAAAATTGCATTTCAACTAACTACTCAACGCTTTGCCTTGCCACAATGTGTTCTAGATTGTAAATCTATAGTAGTTCTCTATATCAACACCAACGATGGCATTCTCAAATTACCCTCTACATCGTCGGCAGCAGCTGGCTTTGGTATCAATACTACGCTCGAGGCATTAGTTTTATTTTCTGTTCGAATTGAAGGACGACGACTGTTTTGGAGAATGGCTTTCACAATTCAGGTCCCTTTGGGGATTGAATCTTACAAGA ATTCTCTTCAAATCGAAGATGACTACTTTGGAGAATGGCTTTCACATTTCAAGTCCCTTAAGGTATTGATTCTTACAAGAGTAAGCGGAATAAAGAGTATGAGTATCCATAACTCGTCTATTGATGTGTTAGAAATTCAACATTGTAATGACCTTGTGGATATTAGTATCTTTGCAGAGAAACTCCGACGACTTCATGTACGTTGGTATCCTTATAATAATAACTCTTCTGGTTTTGGATCATTGAAAATCTCTGCTCCTAATCTTGAAAATTTTCGTTGGGTTGGACGTGTCGTGGATTACCATTGCAGAGGGGATTTCTCGCACAAGTTGAATCTCACAATTGATCTCAGTTTATCTGATCAATTATACGAATCTTCAACCAAGTACTCTTTGCGTAAGATTCTTCATAGCATGCAAAGGGCCAAAGTTCTGACACTACGGGATGAGTTTGTTGAG gttttgtttAAGTATGGTTGCTTGCCATATTCATTTGATCATTTAGAGCATTTGGCAATCGTACGAATGTCTTCCTTTGAAGACAAGATTCCAGCATTATCCTCATTTCTCAAAGGAACAATCAATCTGAAGAGACTTGTTATATTAAACGACGCAAAG gTGGCAAACTCAATGCCTTCAGGGAAGCTCTCATTTAAATTGGAATATTGGGAATCTCAAAACCTCATGTTTACTAATCAACTGAAAATTGTAATTATGGAGCTTTCTTGGGGAAGTGATGTAGAACTGATGAAATATTTGCTCAAGAACACAAAAGAATTGGAAGAGGCGAGCATCATATCATCACCAGCAGTGCCAACAAATCTCATTATTGAGTTAAAAAAGTACAAGACACCTCACACAAAATTG CGTGAGTGA